The Aerosakkonema funiforme FACHB-1375 genome includes the window GTGGTTTCGCGAACCAAAGAAGAAGTGACCAAAGAACCGTGCATAGCGGAGAACAAGCTACCGCCGAACACACCAGCTACACCCAGCATATGGAAGGGGTGCATCAGAATGTTATGCTCTGCTTGGAACACGATCATGAAGTTGAAGGTGCCAGAGATACCCAGAGGCATACCATCAGAGAAGCTACCTTGACCCAAGGGGTAGATCAAGAATACTGCGGTTGCAGCAGATACAGGAGCGCTGTATGCTACGCAGATCCAAGGACGCATACCCAAGCGGTAGCTGAGTTCCCACTGACGACCCATGTAGCAGAAGATGCCAATGAGGAAGTGGAAAATCACCAACTGGTAGGGGCCACCGTTGTAGAGCCACTCATCTAAGCTGGCTGCTTCCCAGATTGGGTAGAAGTGCAGACCAATAGCGTTAGAAGAAGGAACAACAGCACCGGAGATGATGTTGTTGCCGTACAACAGGGAGCCTGCTACGGGTTCGCGGATACCATCAATGTCTACTGGAGGAGCCGCGACGAAGGCGATGATGAAGCAGGTAGTAGCGGTTAAGAGGGTGGGGATCATCAGGACGCCGAACCAGCCGATGTAGAGGCGGTTTTCGGTCGATGTGACCCACTCGCAGAACCGTTCCCAGACGTTAGCGCTGGAGCGCTGTTGAATGGTGGTGGTCATGATTGGATGATTGCTATGTATTTTTCGAGGTTCGAGGTAGTGTTTTCTCTACCTGTTTATAGATTAATCCCTATATTTAGTTTTGTAAAGGGTTTTTGATGTTTGTTTTTATTGGTTACTTTTATCAGTGTTATAAGCTGAGCTTATAAATACCAAATCGGTTGCGATTACCCCTGTTATCCTTGGGAAAAGTGTGGGAGTGGCAGAGTTGGAGAAGAACATTGAGACTCAAAAAGGGGGTAGCAGAGCCGGATTGGGTATTAGGCATCGCACATAATAAACACTTATCTAGCTAGGATTTCGCCCCTCTACTGCAAGTTGCCATAGGGCAAACTAAGCGTGTAAATAATCTCAAAATCTTACCTAGTACAGGCGGAAAGATCCAGATTCGATCTAAAAAATCGGCGGAAAATATCGACGGTTTGGTTACTGCTATCCAGTCTGCGATCGACTGCACACTGCATATCACCCATGAAGACAGCAAAACAGCAGAGGAAGAAATAAAACTTTTTCAAGAAACAGCAGCAGTTTTTGCAAATGTAACTGAGGTGGTTAACCATATTATTTTAAAATTTTTTATAGGTGCAGTGGAGGTTATTAATGAAGCTAACTAGAGTCTCTTGTCTGTAATTTAGTATTTTAGCGTTTAGACTGCTCGCTTCCCTAAATTACACTTATAAAAAAGAGAGTATAATCGATTACCGAGGGCGCAAGCTCTTTGGGCTGACTGCTATCTCTAAACAATAATGTTTAACAACCTATCTTTACGAGCTAAAGCCATCGGTTTTGCGATCGCCCTCGGTACATTGCCGGTGCTGGGCATAGGCGCAATAGCTTACTACTTTGCCAACCGTTCGATTACGGAAGACGTAATGCGATTGCAGCAAGCCTATGCAGTAGAACTAGCCGACAAAATCAGCCGTTTCATGTTTGAGCGCTACGGAGACATTCAGGCGATCGGGAACCTAGCCATTCTCGCCGATCCTCGCGTCAGCAGCATAGTTCCTCAAAAGCAAAAGGAAGAAACGCTCAATCGCTACCTGGATACTTACCGAGTATACGATAATATTGCCGTCTTCGATCTGTCGGGAAACTTAATTGTTAAATCGCGAGGTGAAGCGAGCGGAAATCATAGCAATCGAGAATATTTTCAGCAAGTCCTCAAAACACAACGTCCCTTTATCAGCGCTCCAGAATTTTCACAGTCTACAAATGACTGGGCGATTTACATCGCGGCACCGGTAAAAAATGTCATTACAGGTAAAATTATTGCCATAGCCCGATCGCGTCTACCCGTCAAATACCTGAGAGAACGCATCAAAACCCTCGGTAGCTCTCAAGAGCAATCCCATGTAATCGACCCTTCTGGCAAAATCTTTGTAACTTACGATCCAAAAGAGGCAGGTCAACAGATCGAATCAGAGTATCCCCTTTTCGATCGAGTGCAAGCAGAAAAACAGGCAGATGTTAAAGTCGTTTTTTCCCGCTCTGACAAAACCGACAAAGTACTGGCTACGGCTCCCACCCCAGAACTAGCAGGGATGCCAAAATTAAACTGGATTGTACTGGTTGATAACGATACAGCCATTGCCTTCAGACCGCAGAGAGATCTGCTAGTAACGCTGTTGATCGGAACGGGAGCAACTGCCATACTGGTAAGCGCGATCGCAGCTGTAATTGCCGATCGCACCACCAAATCTATCAACCTGATCGTCAGCTCCATCAGTGTTTCCACCAGTGAAATTGCTTCCACAGTTGAGCAACAGGAACGAGTCGCCACTCAACAGGCTAGTTCTGTCAATCAAACCACCGCGACAATGAACGAGTTGGGTGCATCCTCAAGATCTACAGCAGAACAAGCGCAATTAGCTGCCGAAAGTGCCCGTGAAGTATTAAATTTGGCAGAATCATCAGCAACAGCTGCACGTCAAGTCTTAAACCTAGCCCAGCAAGGTACTCAGACAGTAGAGCGAACCCTAGAGGGAATGTCTGCCCTCAAAGAAAAAGTAGGTGCGATCGCACAGCAAACCCTACACTTGACAGAACAGACCAATCAAATTACTGGTATCACTAATATAGTTACCGACTTGGCTACCCAAACCCATATGCTCGCGCTTAACGCCGCTGTAGAAGCAGTGCGTGCGGGAGAACACGGCAAAGGATTTGGCGTCGTCGCCGCTGAAATCCGGAAACTTGCCGATCAAAGCAAACAATCAGCGCAGAAAATTAACGCCTTAGTTATTGGTATTCAATCGGCAATTAATTCCACAGTAATAGTGACAAATGAAGGCAGAAAAACAGCAGAAGAAGGAATCAAACTTTCTCAAGAAACAGCAGAAGCCTTTACAAGCGTGACCAAAGGAATAGACGAAGTGATTTTGAGCAAGCAACAAACTTCCCTGAATGCGATCGACAATATTGTTGTCAGTTCTCAACAAATTTCCCTCACCGCCAAACAACAAGCGATCGCGATCGAGCAAGTAGTTGAAGCAATGAATAGCCTCAATCAAGGTGCAGCACAAACTGCCAGCGGCATCACACAAACCAAAATTGGCATTAAAAAACTCGAAGAAGCCGCCCAGAATCTCAAAGCAATAGTTTAGGGGCTAGGGGTTAGGGGTTAGGGGCTAGGGGTTAGGGGCTAGGGGCTAGGGGAAAGGGAGAGGGAAGAGGGAGAGGGAAAAGGGAAAAGATTTATTCTCCCACTCCCCCAATCCCCCAATCCCCCACTCTCCCACTCTCTCAGCCGGGAGGCCATTCCATCTGCCGTCCCCCCAAAATATGTAAATGGAGATGGTATACAGTTTGTCCGCCATCATCACCATTGTTAATCACCACCCGATAGCCGTTGGTGAGTCCAGCTTGTTCGGCAATCCGCTTGGCAGTCAGTAACAGGTGGCCCATAAGGGCGTGGTCTTGGGACTCAGCATCGGCTAATTTGGCGATCGGTTTTTTGGGAATCACCAGGATATGAACCGGCGCTTGTGGATTAATGTCTTTGAAAGCAAGCGCTAAATCGTCTTCATAAACAATGTCCGCGCGAATCTCCCGGCGGATGATTTTACCGAAGATGGTGTCCTTGGTTTCAGTCATGTTGTTCGTGCTACTAGCAGCAATTCTCAAAATTCCTCAGAATATTATTTCCCAGATCGGTAATCAACTCGCTCGTGCGGCTACAAAATATTACCGCCCCACCAGCGAACTTTAAGGAGACAAACTCAATGACACATCCTGTTTTCGATCGCCCCGAAGTATTGCGAGTACTGTTCCATCCCCGCCGCGATGACGGTATCATCCCCAAAGGTGTATACAGCGTCGCCGTAAAAGTTGAGTCTGGAGTAAGGGTCAGGGGACGCTTGTACCCAGCCGCTCCTGATGCGCCAGCAATCCTGTACTATCACGGCAATGGGGAGATTGCCGCCGAGTATTATGAAATTGCAAATTTATATAACCAGTTAGGCATTACCCTGCTGGTGATGGATTATCGAGGTTATGGGTCAAGCGATGGAACGCCCACAGCCAGCACTCTCCTGACAGATGCGGTGAAAGTATTCGATGCGGTGGACAGTATCTTCGATTTATACGGACTGAATCCACAGCGATTGTACGTAATGGGGCGCAGTCTTGGCAGTGCGCCAGCGATTGAAATAGCGCACTATGCTGGCAAACGACTGGCAGGGGCGATAATTGAAAGCGGTATCGCTAACGGTTGGGCGCTTCTCAAACGCTTGGGAGTTGAAGTAGACGAAGAGGCGGACGAAAATAACGACGGAGTTGGTAACGCACTCAAAATCAAGAATATCACTATTCCCACATTGATTATCCACGGTCAAGAAGATAATTTAATTCCTGTTTCGCAGGGAATTGTACTGCATCGCTTTTGTGCTGCACCAGATAAACGGCTAGTACTGATTCCCGGTGCCGGTCACAACGATCTCATGGTAGTGGGAGCAGTGCAATATTTTGAGGCAATTCAGAAATTTATCTTCTCTTAGATCTGAAGATTTGAATAAGATAAGGATAAAAAGGCACTATAGTTTTTAGCAGTTTTAGGAAAATTAAAGTGCTTGCGAGAGTTTGGAGTGCATCTATTGTCGGTATCGACGCCGTGAAGGTAGGCGTGGAAGTCGATGTGTCGAACGGTTTACCGGGAATTGTCGTCTTAGGTTTACCAGACGCAGCGGTTCAAGAATCGAGAGAAAGAGTGAAGGCGACCCTGAAAAATACTGGGTACGCCTTCCCGATGCGAAGAATTGTAATTAACCTCACTCCAGCCGATTTACGCAAAGAGGGGCCAAGCTTCGATCTGCCCATCAGCGTAGGTATTTTGGCGGCGTCGGAACAAGTGAGCGCTCAGCTTTTGGGAGATTATCTATTTTTAGGAGAAGTCTCCCTCGATGGTAGCTTGCGATCGGTTGCCGGTGTATTGCCCATTGCCGCAGCTGCCCAAAAGTTAGGTATTGTCGGTTTAGTAGTTCCTGCTGACAATGCACGGGAAGCTGCTGTTGTGCAGGGATTGGAAGTTTACGGTTTTAATAATTTGGCAGATGTAGCTGATTTTTTGAATCAGCCAGAACGTTACCAACCCGTGCAATTTGATGGCAGGAAAGAATTAACTAAATCTTTATTTAACGGCCCAGATTTAAAGGAAGTAAAAGGTCAAGCACACGCCCGTCGCGCTTTGGAAATTGCTGCTGCGGGCGGACATAATTTAATTTTTGTCGGCCCACCGGGAAGCGGTAAAACGATGTTAGCGCGAAGATTACCAAGTATTTTACCACCGCTGGCATTTGAAGAAGCGCTGGAAGTAACTCAAATTCATTCTGTGGCTGGATTGCTAAAAGATAGAGGAACTTTAGTGAGCGATCGACCTTTTCGCAGTCCTCATCATTCTGCCTCTGGCCCCTCTCTTGTTGGCGGCGGTAGTTTTCCGCGACCCGGTGAAATTTCTTTAGCACATCGGGGTGTACTTTTTCTCGATGAATTAACAGAATTTAAACGAGATGTTTTGGAATTTTTGCGACAACCTTTAGAAGATGGTTACGTTACCATTTCTCGCACCAAACAATCTGTGATGTTCCCCGCTCAGTTTACCTTAGTTGCGAGTACAAATCCATGTCCTTGCGGTTATTTTGGCGATCCGATTCAACCTTGCACCTGTACCCCTGCGAAAAGAGAACAATACTGGGCAAAACTTTCCGGCCCTTTGATGGATAGAATTGATTTGCAAGTGGCAGTTAATCGTTTGAAGCCAGAAGAAATCACGCAACAACCAAAGGGAGAGGAATCGGCATCTGTGCGGCAAAGAGTGCAAGCAGCGAGAGAGCGATCGCGCTTTCGTTTCCAATCAGAACCTTCTTTGCGTTGCAATGCGGAAATGCAAAGTCGTCACTTACAACAATGGTGTCAGTTAGATGATGCTTCGCGCAATTTATTAGAAGCAGCAATCAGGAAATTGGGATTATCGGCGAGGGCGAGCGATCGCATCCTCAAAGTAGCCAGAACAATTGCCGATTTAGCAGGCGATGAGAACTTGAAACCCCAGCACGTTGCCGAGGCAATTCAATATCGTACAATAGATAGAATGCAGTAATTTTTTTATCGGTAATTAGCGATGAGTCAAAAAATTAGTACTACCTTCAAAAATCGTCATGTAATAACTATCACAGATGAAGCCTGGAATGAAGTGCAATCTGTTGCTAAAAAGCTAGGTATATCAGTATCTGAGCTTTTAGAAAAAATAGGTTATGGCGAATTGGTAGTGATAGATTCAGAAGAATTAGAAGACCTTGTAGATACTATCGATGGTTTGGAAGGTTTGTTAGATGTCAAAGAAAATGGCACTGTTTCTTGGGAACGGGTAAAAGCTGAATTAGGAGCGTAAATAATTTTGTGCTAAAATTTTAGAAAAATAGATTTGTATGTAAAGTAACTTATGCCCAAAGTAAAAACAAAACTACCAACAGATGAATGGGTAACGGCGACTTGGGATGAGTACATCGAAGCGATTAGCGATCGCGCTCTAGAAAATGCCAAAAGTTATTACTACAAAGGACAACTGCGAATTGAAATGACACCCCAAGGCTACGACCATTCTTATGATAACTCCCTGATTGGCTACTGCGTGCAATTATTTGGTGGCATCACAGGCATTGCTATGAGTGCAGTCACTAATTGCACTTTTAGACTAAGTAATCAAGCAGAAGCTCAACCAGATTTAGCCTTTTACATTGGGGAAAATGCCGAAATTATTCCACCGAATACAACTATTGTCGATCTAAATATTTACCCGCCCCCAGATTTAGTAATCGAAATTGCTAAGACTTCGCTATCAGATGATATTGGTGGAAAGCGAATGTTATACGAACAATTGGGAGTGAGAGAATATTGGGTTGTAAATGTAGTGAGAGCTTTGTTGATTGCTTTTGCTATTGCAGATGGTGGAAGTAGACAAATAACACAATCTCAAGTTTTACCAAATTTACCATTTAGTTTATTAGAAGAAGCTTTGCGGCGGGGTCGTGAAAGTGGGAGAAGTCAGTTATACAGTTGGTTAATTGGTCAAATGCAGGAAATTGGTAATTCACAGTAAACAAAGACGGATGGTTCCTAAGTTTAAAATAACCTTCGATCGCTTTCCTTACCTCCAGAAATCAGCCAAAAGTGGTAAAAAGTTGGGAGAATAGGTTAAAACTGATTTGATAAGCCCAACCTCCAGACCCCTTATCTACACAACCTCTAGAAAATCGTCTACTAAGCTTTATGATCACAGGCACTTTCACTCAAGATAAACAAGCGGAGATAGAGGTCGCCCTCACTCACTTGGAAAAACTTTTGCGCGACAACTGCACCATTACCCTCGTAGCAGAAAAAAACTCTCTAGCTGTAACGGGAACGTTTAGCGAAAGCAATAAGCCAGAAGTTGAAGTGGCTCTCATGCACCTAGAAAAACTCATGCTAGAGTATAATTTCACGCAAGTACATAGGAAATAAAACGCAAGAGTCTAAAATAACAGGCAATTTTAGTTATTGTAGGGATTGAATTACTACTATTCATAGAATCCTGCTTCTTGGCTCATTTGAATTAGTTCATCTAGAGCTTTACTGCGGTTTTCATCCGGTTTTTCCTTGTTCTCCCGCGCAAGGCGAATTTCCTCTGCATCTTCTAAATCTTCCAAAAT containing:
- a CDS encoding methyl-accepting chemotaxis protein, translating into MFNNLSLRAKAIGFAIALGTLPVLGIGAIAYYFANRSITEDVMRLQQAYAVELADKISRFMFERYGDIQAIGNLAILADPRVSSIVPQKQKEETLNRYLDTYRVYDNIAVFDLSGNLIVKSRGEASGNHSNREYFQQVLKTQRPFISAPEFSQSTNDWAIYIAAPVKNVITGKIIAIARSRLPVKYLRERIKTLGSSQEQSHVIDPSGKIFVTYDPKEAGQQIESEYPLFDRVQAEKQADVKVVFSRSDKTDKVLATAPTPELAGMPKLNWIVLVDNDTAIAFRPQRDLLVTLLIGTGATAILVSAIAAVIADRTTKSINLIVSSISVSTSEIASTVEQQERVATQQASSVNQTTATMNELGASSRSTAEQAQLAAESAREVLNLAESSATAARQVLNLAQQGTQTVERTLEGMSALKEKVGAIAQQTLHLTEQTNQITGITNIVTDLATQTHMLALNAAVEAVRAGEHGKGFGVVAAEIRKLADQSKQSAQKINALVIGIQSAINSTVIVTNEGRKTAEEGIKLSQETAEAFTSVTKGIDEVILSKQQTSLNAIDNIVVSSQQISLTAKQQAIAIEQVVEAMNSLNQGAAQTASGITQTKIGIKKLEEAAQNLKAIV
- a CDS encoding histidine triad nucleotide-binding protein, with the translated sequence MTETKDTIFGKIIRREIRADIVYEDDLALAFKDINPQAPVHILVIPKKPIAKLADAESQDHALMGHLLLTAKRIAEQAGLTNGYRVVINNGDDGGQTVYHLHLHILGGRQMEWPPG
- a CDS encoding alpha/beta hydrolase → MTHPVFDRPEVLRVLFHPRRDDGIIPKGVYSVAVKVESGVRVRGRLYPAAPDAPAILYYHGNGEIAAEYYEIANLYNQLGITLLVMDYRGYGSSDGTPTASTLLTDAVKVFDAVDSIFDLYGLNPQRLYVMGRSLGSAPAIEIAHYAGKRLAGAIIESGIANGWALLKRLGVEVDEEADENNDGVGNALKIKNITIPTLIIHGQEDNLIPVSQGIVLHRFCAAPDKRLVLIPGAGHNDLMVVGAVQYFEAIQKFIFS
- a CDS encoding YifB family Mg chelatase-like AAA ATPase, which produces MLARVWSASIVGIDAVKVGVEVDVSNGLPGIVVLGLPDAAVQESRERVKATLKNTGYAFPMRRIVINLTPADLRKEGPSFDLPISVGILAASEQVSAQLLGDYLFLGEVSLDGSLRSVAGVLPIAAAAQKLGIVGLVVPADNAREAAVVQGLEVYGFNNLADVADFLNQPERYQPVQFDGRKELTKSLFNGPDLKEVKGQAHARRALEIAAAGGHNLIFVGPPGSGKTMLARRLPSILPPLAFEEALEVTQIHSVAGLLKDRGTLVSDRPFRSPHHSASGPSLVGGGSFPRPGEISLAHRGVLFLDELTEFKRDVLEFLRQPLEDGYVTISRTKQSVMFPAQFTLVASTNPCPCGYFGDPIQPCTCTPAKREQYWAKLSGPLMDRIDLQVAVNRLKPEEITQQPKGEESASVRQRVQAARERSRFRFQSEPSLRCNAEMQSRHLQQWCQLDDASRNLLEAAIRKLGLSARASDRILKVARTIADLAGDENLKPQHVAEAIQYRTIDRMQ
- a CDS encoding Uma2 family endonuclease, whose translation is MPKVKTKLPTDEWVTATWDEYIEAISDRALENAKSYYYKGQLRIEMTPQGYDHSYDNSLIGYCVQLFGGITGIAMSAVTNCTFRLSNQAEAQPDLAFYIGENAEIIPPNTTIVDLNIYPPPDLVIEIAKTSLSDDIGGKRMLYEQLGVREYWVVNVVRALLIAFAIADGGSRQITQSQVLPNLPFSLLEEALRRGRESGRSQLYSWLIGQMQEIGNSQ